Proteins found in one Candidatus Methylomirabilota bacterium genomic segment:
- the pilB gene encoding type IV-A pilus assembly ATPase PilB: MNPRLLELLVKENLLTAEQAQKATAEQRKSGDRLASILKRLGFLSDEDLLDFLSRKYGIPVINLQRVEVTEEIIRLVKKEVVQKYQVFPVRKVGNTLTLALSDPTVVLAIDDVQFATGLHVIPVLASETAIKEAIDKNYVDSAAKLDEILKTEQQVGGDKIELVDKAAKVDISEMGEEAGEAPVIRFVNLILADAIRKRASDIHLEPYEKVFRVRYRIDGVLHDVMAPPKQMEAAILSRVKIMANMDIAERRLPQDGRISVKFSSKEVDLRVSSLPTIFGEKIVMRILDKSGVVLDLQKLGFEEDDLERFRRVIQTPYGMILVTGPTGSGKSTTLYAAVSTINSADINIMTAEDPVEYNLPGVNQVHVREDIGMTFQLALRSFLRQDPDVILVGEMRDTETASIAIRAALTGHLVFSTLHTNDAPSTVTRLLDMGIVPFLVSSSLLMVVAQRLCRRICVECREPIELPLSVLLDVGFKPEEAEGVKVYKGTGCSACANTGYRGRMAIHEILYINAELQEAIVKQRPANELKEVATKHGMRTLRQSGLRKVSMGMTTLDEIIRVTFAD; this comes from the coding sequence ATGAACCCGCGTCTGCTCGAGCTTCTCGTCAAGGAAAACCTGCTGACCGCCGAGCAGGCCCAAAAGGCCACGGCGGAGCAGCGGAAGTCCGGCGATCGCCTCGCCAGCATCCTCAAGCGGCTGGGGTTCCTCAGCGACGAAGACCTCCTCGACTTCCTGAGCCGCAAGTACGGCATCCCGGTGATCAACCTCCAGCGCGTCGAGGTGACGGAGGAGATCATCCGGCTGGTCAAGAAGGAGGTCGTCCAGAAGTACCAGGTGTTCCCGGTCCGGAAGGTGGGCAACACCCTCACCCTGGCCCTCTCCGACCCCACCGTCGTCCTCGCCATCGACGACGTGCAGTTCGCCACCGGGCTCCACGTGATCCCGGTGCTCGCTTCCGAGACGGCCATCAAGGAGGCGATCGACAAGAACTACGTCGACAGCGCGGCCAAGCTCGACGAGATCCTCAAGACGGAGCAGCAGGTCGGGGGCGACAAGATCGAGCTGGTCGACAAGGCGGCGAAGGTCGACATCAGCGAGATGGGCGAGGAGGCCGGCGAGGCGCCGGTCATCCGCTTCGTCAACCTGATCCTGGCCGACGCGATCCGCAAGCGGGCCTCCGACATCCACCTCGAGCCGTACGAGAAGGTCTTCCGGGTGCGGTACCGGATCGACGGCGTGCTCCACGACGTCATGGCGCCGCCGAAACAGATGGAGGCCGCCATCCTCTCGCGCGTGAAGATCATGGCCAACATGGACATCGCGGAGCGCCGGCTACCCCAGGACGGGCGCATCTCCGTGAAGTTCTCCAGCAAGGAGGTCGACCTCCGCGTCTCCTCCCTGCCCACGATCTTCGGCGAGAAGATCGTCATGCGGATCCTGGACAAGTCCGGGGTCGTGCTCGACCTCCAGAAGCTCGGGTTCGAGGAAGACGACCTGGAGCGGTTCCGGCGGGTCATCCAGACCCCCTACGGGATGATCCTGGTGACGGGGCCGACCGGGAGCGGCAAGTCCACCACGCTCTACGCCGCCGTCTCCACCATCAACTCGGCCGATATCAACATCATGACGGCCGAGGACCCCGTCGAGTACAACCTGCCGGGCGTCAACCAGGTCCACGTCCGCGAGGACATCGGGATGACGTTCCAGCTGGCCCTGCGCTCGTTCCTTCGCCAGGATCCGGACGTGATCCTGGTCGGGGAGATGCGCGACACCGAGACGGCGTCGATCGCCATCCGGGCGGCGCTGACCGGCCACCTGGTCTTCTCCACCCTCCACACGAACGACGCCCCCAGCACGGTGACCCGGCTCCTGGACATGGGGATCGTGCCATTCCTCGTCTCCTCGTCGCTGCTGATGGTGGTGGCCCAGCGCCTCTGCCGCCGGATCTGCGTGGAGTGCCGGGAGCCGATCGAGCTGCCCTTGTCGGTCCTGCTCGACGTCGGCTTCAAGCCGGAGGAGGCCGAGGGGGTCAAGGTCTACAAGGGGACCGGATGCTCGGCCTGCGCGAACACGGGGTACCGGGGACGCATGGCGATTCACGAGATCCTGTACATCAACGCGGAACTCCAGGAAGCCATCGTCAAGCAGCGGCCGGCTAACGAGCTGAAAGAGGTGGCCACGAAGCACGGCATGCGGACCCTCCGCCAGTCGGGGCTGCGCAAGGTGTCGATGGGCATGACCACGCTGGACGAGATCATCCGCGTGACATTCGCCGATTGA